A region from the Osmerus eperlanus chromosome 11, fOsmEpe2.1, whole genome shotgun sequence genome encodes:
- the tyr gene encoding tyrosinase: MRSLCVLVCVSVVCALFQPVTCQFPRLCATSEALRTKQCCPMWEGDGTVCGAISGRGFCADVVVSDEPHGPQYPHSGVDDRERWPLAFYNRTCRCAGNYGGVSCGECRFGFAGPGCSAQAASVRRSVMAMSTAEQQRFISYLNLAKNTVSRDYVIATGTRAQMGPDGETPMFSEVNVYDLFVWMHYYVSRDALLGGPGNVWQDIDFAHESAAFAPWHRVFLLHWENEIRKMTGDFNFTIPYWDWRDAQACDVCTNALMGGRSPLNPNLISPASVFSSWKVICTQPEDYNNREVLCNTTGEGPLLRNPGNHDPSRVNRLPTSRDVDTVIGLPEYETGTMDRSADMSFRNALEGFASPETGMAVTGQSTMHNALHVFMNGSMSSVQGSANDPIFLLHHAFIDSIFERWLRTHQPPRTHYPQTNAPIGHNDGYYMVPFLPLYRNGDYFLSNKALGYEYAYLLDPGQRFVQEFLTPYLQQAQQIWQWLLGAGILGALIAGIIATAVVVVLRRRRLSRKRGSVFGERQPLLHSSSEEGSASYQTTL; encoded by the exons ATgaggagcctgtgtgtgttggtgtgtgtgtcggtggtgTGTGCGCTCTTCCAGCCAGTCACGTGCCAGTTTCCCCGGCTCTGCGCCACCTCCGAGGCCCTGCGTACCAAGCAGTGCTGCCCGATGTGGGAGGGCGACGGCACCGTGTGCGGGGCCATCTCCGGGCGGGGCTTCTGCGCGGACGTGGTGGTCTCCGACGAGCCCCACGGGCCCCAGTACCCCCACAGCGGCGTGGACGACCGCGAACGCTGGCCCCTGGCCTTCTACAACCGCACCTGCCGCTGCGCCGGGAACTACGGCGGCGTCAGCTGCGGAGAGTGTCGCTTCGGCTTCGCCGGCCCGGGCTGCTCAGCTCAGGCAGCGTCTGTGAGGCGGAGCGTCATGGCGATGTCGACGGCGGAGCAGCAGCGCTTCATCTCCTACCTCAACCTCGCCAAGAACACGGTGAGCCGGGATTACGTCATCGCCACGGGAACGCGGGCGCAGATGGGCCCCGACGGAGAGACGCCCATGTTCTCCGAGGTGAACGTGTATGACCTCTTCGTGTGGATGCACTACTACGTGTCTCGCGACGCGCTGCTGGGCGGGCCCGGTAACGTGTGGCAGGATATCGACTTTGCCCACGAGTCCGCCGCCTTTGCGCCCTGGCACCGGGTGTTCCTGCTGCACTGGGAGAACGAGATCAGGAAGATGACGGGCGACTTTAACTTCACCATCCCTTACTGGGACTGGCGGGACGCGCAGGCCTGCGATGTGTGCACCAACGCCCTGATGGGGGGGCGGAGCCCCCTCAACCCCAACCTGATCAGCCCTgcctctgtcttctcctcctggAAG gtgaTCTGCACCCAGCCGGAAGACTATAATAATAGGGAGGTGTTGTGTAACACAACAGGGGAGGGGCCACTGTTGCGTAACCCTGGCAACCACGACCCGTCCCGCGTGAACAGACTGCCCACCTCCAGGGACGTTGACACTGTGATAGGACTTCCCGAGTACGAGACAGGAACCATGGACCGCAGCGCCGACATGAGCTTCAGAAACGCCCTGGAGG GGTTTGCCAGCCCAGAGACGGGCATGGCGGTGACAGGGCAGAGCACCATGCACAACGCTCTGCACGTCTTCATGAACGGATCCATGTCCTCTGTCCAGGGCTCCGCCAACGACCCCATCTTCCTGCTGCACCACGCCTTTATAGACAG taTCTTTGAGCGTTGGCTGAGGACACACCAGCCCCCTCGTACCCACTACCCACAGACAAACGCTCCTATTGGCCACAACGACGGATACTACATGGTGCCCTTCCTGCCTCTGTACCGCAACGGTGACTACTTCCTGTCTAACAAGGCCCTCGGATACGAGTACGCCTACCTGCTCGACCCAG GCCAGAGGTTCGTCCAGGAGTTCCTGACCCCCTAccttcagcaggcccagcagatCTGGCAGTGGCTCCTGGGCGCCGGAATCCTCGGGGCCCTCATCGCCGGAATCATAGCAACGGCGGTTGTCGTGGTGTTGAGGAGGCGGAGACTGAGCAGGAAGAGGGGTTCGGTGTTTGGGGAGAGACAGCCGCTTCTACACAGCAGCTCAGAGGAGGGATCGGCGTCCTATCAGACCacgctgtaa